Proteins encoded in a region of the Raphanus sativus cultivar WK10039 chromosome 8, ASM80110v3, whole genome shotgun sequence genome:
- the LOC108820165 gene encoding uncharacterized protein LOC108820165 has protein sequence MEESRGLHDNETNDTERYENETETRLPCDEEARVEKNVRDFIDEEVDLFATPVGSDDDQDANEGDGYLTYKKGSGEFQLRQAFDSLEAFKQAMVDYVLKNGWNVKYVRWDKDKSEARCASEAEEGEEDCMWRIYCSYEEPLQKWMVKVYVKDHSCSKSGYSKLITQEVIAKLFVNDFRNNPNIRPKDIMEEIQKRWKLTATIDQCRHAKKKALEMIKVEHDLQFSRLRDYRLELLESNEDSTVELETLHGDDGEDIFYRFYVCFAALKKTWSAHYRPIFGLDACFLKCTTKGQLLAAVGRDANNHMFPIAWAVVDVESEDNWVWFIEKLQNDLNLYNGEGFTIISDRQKGLLKAVSNLLPMVEHRMCARHIYANLKKKHPHRADMKGLFWKVAKSYNTAQYNRRVDAVKAYDMSVYDSMMEKNPKNCSLVYFTPSSTCDDVSNNISESFNHAIDPARAMPLVEMLETIRRKAMLRIAARKLISMNHRGKFSIKAMEKVSKEQKKIRGCTIYPCGFDVFEVQEKNTAYKTKMVDQTCTCRKWEMSGLPCRHALKIISVKKRKQEDYMADCYLTSTWRKQYETPIEAVRGITFWEKSVDAEIVPPPEEPEQSRGRKKIPKRIKGRNESPSKKKTKARNESPTKVSRERRNIHCGRCGEVGHNVRKCKQVGVPVQRPPKKKNVTQDEGPSQVID, from the exons ATGGAAGAGAGCCGAGGCCTCCATGACAATGAGACAAATGATACAGAGAGATATGAGAATGAGACAGAGACGAGGCTTCCATGTGATGAAGAAGCAAGAGTTGAGAAAAATGTGAGGGATTTTATAGATGAAGAGGTTGATTTGTTTGCTACACCAGTCGGCTCAGATGATGATCAAGATGCTAATGAGGGAGATGGCTATCTCACCTACAAGAAAGGTAGTGGTGAGTTTCAGTTAAGACAAGCCTTTGATAGTCTAGAGGCTTTTAAACAGGCGATGGTAGATTATGTGTTAAAAAATGGTTGGAATGTGAAGTATGTTCGTTGGGATAAAGACAAATCTGAAGCGAGATGTGCTAGTGAAGCAGAAGAAGGAGAGGAAGATTGTATGTGGAGGATATACTGCTCCTATGAAGAACCATTACAAAAATGGATGGTTAAAGTCTATGTTAAGGATCATAGTTGCAGTAAGAGTGGGTACTCTAAGCTGATTACACAAGAGGTCATTGCAAAGTTGTTTGTAAACGATTTTAGAAACAATCCCAACATAAGGCCAAAGGACATTATGGAAGAAATTCAGAAGCGTTGGAAATTGACTGCGACCATAGATCAGTGTAGACATGCAAAGAAAAAGGCTTTAGAGATGATCAAAGTGGAGCATGATCTACAATTCTCAAGGCTTAGAGATTACCGGCTGGAGTTGTTAGA GTCCAATGAAGACTCAACAGTAGAGCTCGAGACACTTCATGGAGATGACGGTGAAGATATTTTCTACAGATTTTACGTCTGCTTTGCTGCATTGAAGAAGACTTGGTCTGCTCACTACCGACCGATCTTTGGTCTTGACGCATGCTTCCTCAAGTGCACAACAAAGGGTCAGTTGTTAGCAGCAGTTGGTAGAGATGCAAATAACCACATGTTCCCTATAGCATGGGCTGTTGTTGACGTTGAGAGTGAAGACAATTGGGTCTGGTTCATTGAGAAGTTGCAGAACGATTTAAACCTTTACAATGGTGAAGGCTTTACAATCATATCAGATCGACAGAAG GGATTACTTAAGGCGGTATCAAATCTCTTGCCAATGGTTGAGCACAGGATGTGTGCAAGACACATATACGCTAACTTGAAGAAGAAACATCCACATAGAGCAGACATGAAAGGCTTATTTTGGAAGGTTGCCAAGAGCTACAATACGGCGCAGTACAACAGGAGAGTGGATGCAGTGAAAGCATATGACATGAGTGTATATGATTCAATGATGGAGAAGAATCCCAAAAACTGCAGCCTCGTCTACTTTACTCCTTCCTCGACTTGTGATGACGTGAGCAACAACATATCAGAGTCTTTTAACCATGCGATTGATCCAGCTAGAGCAATGCCACTGGTGGAAATGCTGGAAACAATACGCAGAAAAGCTATGTTACGCATTGCGGCAAGGAAGCTGATATCAATGAATCACAGAGGGAAGTTCAGTATTAAGGCAATGGAAAAAGTCAGTAAGGAGCAAAAGAAAATCCGTGGCTGCACTATATATCCTTGCGGTTTTGATGTGTTTGAGGTGCAGGAGAAAAACACTGCATACAAAACGAAGATGGTTGACCAAACTTGCACTTGTCGAAAGTGGGAGATGTCGGGATTGCCTTGCCGTCATGCTCTGAAGATTATTTCTGTAAAGAAACGCAAGCAAGAGGATTATATGGCAGATTGTTACCTCACCTCGACATGGAGAAAGCAGTATGAAACACCCATTGAAGCTGTCCGTGGGATAACCTTTTGGGAAAAATCAGTAGATGCAGAGATTGTTCCACCACCAGAAGAACCAGAGCAATCAAGAGGAAGAAAGAAAATTCCTAAGCGCATAAAAGGGAGGAACGAGTCTCCAAGTAAGAAAAAGACCAAGGCTAGGAATGAGTCACCTACAAAGGTTTCAAGGGAGAGAAGGAACATTCATTGTGGCCGATGTGGAGAAGTAGGACATAACGTAAGGAAGTGCAAACAAGTTGGAGTTCCGGTTCAAAGAccaccaaagaagaagaatgtcACACAAGATGAAGGACCTAGTCAAGTGATCGACTGA
- the LOC108820166 gene encoding protein terminal ear1 homolog gives MALPLNPKAPEFYPKTRAQEPNFPSRSTFSVKPGKLRQPRCLPPRLLKQKVWVHKNRNFLPRKPLPPPKESELKSLPSPQEDTFKSLFGDKTSVMIRNVPNIFGRKDLLRILDNHCRRENKVRQQTPSSYDFLYLPMDFVKHANLGYAFVNFTSSVAAERFRREYDNFLWVDFGYKKICKISVAKYQGKEEYYQHFKDSRFPCHTDVYLPVILSPPSDGFTRYSLRTLGYRVSIRGSGPRRGIQVA, from the exons ATGGCTCTACCTCTCAATCCAAAAGCTCCTGAATTTTATCCAAAAACTCGAGCTCAAGAACCGAACTTCCCTTCACGCTCCACTTTCAGTGTTAAGCCGGGAAAGCTCAGGCAACCCAGATGTCTCCCTCCGAGATTGTTGAAGCAAAAGGTTTGGGTCCACAAAAACCGAAACTTTTTGCCAAGAAAACCTCTTCCTCCTCCAAAAGAATctgagctcaaatcccttccttCTCCACAAGAAGATACATTCAAATCTCTATTTGGTGACAAAACATCTGTTATGATTCGAAACGTTCCGAACATATTTGG aCGAAAGGATCTTCTGAGGATTTTGGACAATCATTGTCGAAGAGAGAACAAAGTTCGACAACAAACTCCTTCTTCCTATGACTTTCTCTATTTGCCCATGGATTTTGT GAAACACGCAAATTTAGGTTACGCTTTTGTGAACTTCACGAGCTCAGTCGCGGCTGAGAGATTCCGGAGAGAATACGACAATTTCTTATGGGTAGACTTTGGGTACAAGAAGATTTGCAAAATCTCTGTAGCTAAGTATCAG GGGAAAGAAGAGTACTATCAACATTTCAAGGACTCGAGGTTTCCGTGCCACACCGACGTCTATCTTCCGGTGATTCTCTCCCCTCCTAGTGATGGTTTCACACGTTATAGCCTCAGGACCCTCGGATACAGAGTCAGCATACGTGGCAGTGGCCCACGTCGTGGCATCCAGGTCGCTTGA